From the genome of Anoplopoma fimbria isolate UVic2021 breed Golden Eagle Sablefish chromosome 1, Afim_UVic_2022, whole genome shotgun sequence, one region includes:
- the si:ch211-149e23.4 gene encoding uncharacterized protein si:ch211-149e23.4 isoform X2, giving the protein MGCSGLFILGLVLNVAHCLEILDPAGETVIDFTPNITAFLGEDVYLSCRYQGEDKIESAEWKRQINNKMKSKRLAGFVNGKAFSRDNISQPESLSNLTVRMKVSSVEAEGEYICEFRTEDEQYLGSLYLTVVARPDVQMLVNAETINGSHYQSVSCSAVGGRPRPQISWLVAGRPPSYDTFAVDVSETVHSNGTSTLSSILRFPTHLQDEESVTCVVVHPTFPDPKLTTVRVETYTRPNVSIKAEMVQRGGSEFWVVSCISSGGRPDTDIALALNSNEELQREDNTDSDMQTSSVVLSATVYEGHNVTCVFDHPKFTHQVSRVITLPSLYFSEVQLLLYSELGSNSDHLQGTETLEVQEGERDTVISLQVTGNVPHYNVTCKKDDGPLPDGVELVGSSLSVQGPAENHHAGLYECFFSYHHLNATLKFNVTVKPKVIQPVPPTIRVDLQTEDGHGVIECSAADAVPAANMSWLLPEGVSGVSWFNFTSHNGSHSVRGVLLLPACSPWELTAECVINHPAFEEPENRSITLPLCARPKITINSSTEWRDGHEFTKVDCSVDSVAPAATISWHVGNGDSSISYLSETEVQADGLVSVRSSAHVLSSLYSGQNLTCTVEHPSLEAPEKRTIHILVHKAPLLSVSLVRQQDSLLWLAVCDCREKGVGTNLAWVLPENAKGQTSLHSEYEGRVIKARLTYQFPLALHEGQDLTCVYRFDHGATDQKTIHVPRYHISSVRVLNHTTPLQSRYGGETITHRLALQEYQHNQRVLLRVEGNVPEYNLICKRSDGSFVQMDGDAMVFQSELTEQDEGLYSCRASFYHHTATVNIQVEVTSENKLFALVAIICISSALVILLILIIILWVCCKGNSKAQYKEKESLSTLTSLMQEPGSPEVNKPAMMENNNKDYAQLVSYSIVIDIKTNV; this is encoded by the exons ATCCGGCTGGAGAGACGGTTATTGATTTCACTCCCAACATCACAGCATTCCTGGGAGAGGACGTCTACCTGAGCTGTAGATATCAGGGCGAGGACAAAATCGAGAGCGCCGAGTGGAAACGCCAgatcaacaacaaaatgaaatccaAGCGACTGGCCGGGTTTGTAAATGGCAAAGCCTTTAGCCGCGATAACATCTCACAGCCTGAGTCTCTCTCCAACCTCACAGTTAGGATGAAGGTGTCCAGTgtggaagcagagggagaatACATCTGTGAGTTTAGAACAGAGGATGAACAGTATCTTGGAAGCCTATATCTCACTGTTGTAG CTCGGCCTGATGTACAGATGCTGGTGAATGCAGAGACCATAAACGGCTCTCACTACCAGTCGGTTTCATGCTCTGCGGTCGGTGGTAGGCCTAGGCCTCAGATCAGCTGGTTGGTCGCAGGCCGTCCTCCTTCATATGACACTTTTGCTGTGGACGTGAGTGAAACCGTTCACTCAAACGGCACCTCCACCCTGAGCAGCATCCTCCGGTTCCCCACCCACCTGCAGGACGAGGAAAGCGTGACTTGTGTGGTTGTACACCCAACCTTCCCAGACCCCAAACTCACCACAGTCAGGGTGGAAACTTACA CGAGGCCAAATGTGAGCATTAAAGCAGAGATGGTACAACGCGGAGGAAGTGAGTTCTGGGTGGTCTCGTGCATTTCATCCGGAGGGAGACCTGACACTGACATCGCCTTGGCTTTGAACAGCAAcgaagagctgcagagagaggacaaCACAGACTCAGACATGCAGACAAGCTCAGTCGTCCTCAGTGCAACAGTTTATGAGGGGCACAATGTCACCTGTGTGTTTGATCACCCCAAATTTACACATCAAGTGTCACGAGTCATAACACTGCCGTCTCTTT ATTTTTCTGAAGTTCAGTTGTTACTGTACTCGGAGCTTGGAAGCAACAGTGATCACCTCCAAGGCACTGAAACCTTAGAGGtgcaggaaggagagagagacaccgtCATCAGCCTACAGGTGACTGGAAATGTGCCACATTACAACGTCACCTGCAAAAA AGATGACGGGCCCTTGCCTGACGGTGTGGAGCTGGTTGGCAGCAGCCTCTCAGTTCAGGGTCCAGCGGAGAACCATCATGCCGGACTGTATGAATGCTTCTTCTCCTATCACCATCTTAATGCGACGCTGAAGTTTAATGTCACGGTTAAACCTAAAGTTATACAGCCTG TTCCACCAACAATTCGAGTCGATTTGCAGACCGAAGATGGACACGGGGTGATTGAGTGCTCAGCAGCTGATGCTGTTCCTGCAGCCAACATGTCCTGGCTTCTACCAGAGGGTGTGTCTGGAGTCTCTTGGTTCAATTTCACTTCTCATAATGGAAGCCACTCTGTCAGGGGAGTTTTACTCCTCCCAGCCTGCTCGCCTTGGGAGCTCACTGCAGAGTGTGTGATAAATCACCCTGCGTTTGAGGAGCCAGAGAACAGAAGCATTACCCTCCCTCTTTGCG CTCGCCCTAAAATCACCATCAACTCCAGCACTGAGTGGAGAGACGGTCACGAGTTCACAAAGGTGGACTGCTCTGTGGACAGCGTTGCCCCTGCAGCAACCATAAGCTGGCATGTTGGAAACGGTGACAGCAGCATCAGTTATCTGTCTGAGACTGAAGTCCAGGCCGATGGTTTGGTATCGGTCCGGAGCTCTGCGCATGTCCTGTCATCTCTGTATTCTGGTCAGAATTTGACCTGCACAGTGGAGCATCCAAGCCTGGAGGCACCAGAGAAAAGGACAATACACATTCTTGTGCACA aaGCCCCTCTCCTGAGTGTGTCTCTGGTGAGGCAGCAGGATTCTCTTCTCTGGCTGGCAGTGTGTGACTGCAGAGAGAAGGGGGTCGGGACTAACCTCGCCTGGGTCCTTCCCGAAAATGCCAAAGGCCAAACATCCCTGCACTCAGAGTACGAGGGGCGCGTCATTAAAGCCAGGCTGACTTACCAGTTTCCTCTGGCCCTTCATGAGGGACAGGACCTGACCTGTGTGTATCGTTTTGACCATGGAGCCACAGATCAAAAGACCATTCATGTCCCCAGATACC ATATATCCTCTGTGAGAGTCTTAAACCACACGACTCCTCTGCAAAGCCGCTACGGTGGTGAAACCATCACACACAGACTAGCTCTCCAAGAATATCAGCACAACCAGAGAGTACTGCTCCGAGTCGAAGGCAACGTGCCAGAGTACAACCTCATCTGTAAAAG GAGTGATGGCTCATTTGTCCAAATGGACGGAGATGCAATGGTCTTCCAATCAGAACTCACAGAGCAGGATGAAGGCCTGTACAGCTGCCGGGCGTCCTTCTATCACCACACAGCCACAGTCAACATTCAAGTGGAGGTCACGAGTGAGAACAAGCTGTTCG CACTTGTTGCCATTATCTGCATTTCTTCGGCGTTGGTCATCCtactcatcctcatcatcatcctctggGTTTGCTG caaaGGAAATAGCAAGGCACAATATAAG GAAAAGGAGTCTCTCTCGACTTTAACATCTCTGATGCAAGAGCCCGGGTCTCCTGAGGTGAACAAACCAGCAATGATGGAAAATAACAATAAGGACTACGCTCAGCTGGTCAGTTACTCCATAGTGATTGACATCAAGACTAAcgtgtga
- the si:ch211-149e23.4 gene encoding uncharacterized protein si:ch211-149e23.4 isoform X1: MGCSGLFILGLVLNVAHCLEILDPAGETVIDFTPNITAFLGEDVYLSCRYQGEDKIESAEWKRQINNKMKSKRLAGFVNGKAFSRDNISQPESLSNLTVRMKVSSVEAEGEYICEFRTEDEQYLGSLYLTVVARPDVQMLVNAETINGSHYQSVSCSAVGGRPRPQISWLVAGRPPSYDTFAVDVSETVHSNGTSTLSSILRFPTHLQDEESVTCVVVHPTFPDPKLTTVRVETYTRPNVSIKAEMVQRGGSEFWVVSCISSGGRPDTDIALALNSNEELQREDNTDSDMQTSSVVLSATVYEGHNVTCVFDHPKFTHQVSRVITLPSLYFSEVQLLLYSELGSNSDHLQGTETLEVQEGERDTVISLQVTGNVPHYNVTCKKDDGPLPDGVELVGSSLSVQGPAENHHAGLYECFFSYHHLNATLKFNVTVKPKVIQPVPPTIRVDLQTEDGHGVIECSAADAVPAANMSWLLPEGVSGVSWFNFTSHNGSHSVRGVLLLPACSPWELTAECVINHPAFEEPENRSITLPLCVFSSSLSHAARPKITINSSTEWRDGHEFTKVDCSVDSVAPAATISWHVGNGDSSISYLSETEVQADGLVSVRSSAHVLSSLYSGQNLTCTVEHPSLEAPEKRTIHILVHKAPLLSVSLVRQQDSLLWLAVCDCREKGVGTNLAWVLPENAKGQTSLHSEYEGRVIKARLTYQFPLALHEGQDLTCVYRFDHGATDQKTIHVPRYHISSVRVLNHTTPLQSRYGGETITHRLALQEYQHNQRVLLRVEGNVPEYNLICKRSDGSFVQMDGDAMVFQSELTEQDEGLYSCRASFYHHTATVNIQVEVTSENKLFALVAIICISSALVILLILIIILWVCCKGNSKAQYKEKESLSTLTSLMQEPGSPEVNKPAMMENNNKDYAQLVSYSIVIDIKTNV; encoded by the exons ATCCGGCTGGAGAGACGGTTATTGATTTCACTCCCAACATCACAGCATTCCTGGGAGAGGACGTCTACCTGAGCTGTAGATATCAGGGCGAGGACAAAATCGAGAGCGCCGAGTGGAAACGCCAgatcaacaacaaaatgaaatccaAGCGACTGGCCGGGTTTGTAAATGGCAAAGCCTTTAGCCGCGATAACATCTCACAGCCTGAGTCTCTCTCCAACCTCACAGTTAGGATGAAGGTGTCCAGTgtggaagcagagggagaatACATCTGTGAGTTTAGAACAGAGGATGAACAGTATCTTGGAAGCCTATATCTCACTGTTGTAG CTCGGCCTGATGTACAGATGCTGGTGAATGCAGAGACCATAAACGGCTCTCACTACCAGTCGGTTTCATGCTCTGCGGTCGGTGGTAGGCCTAGGCCTCAGATCAGCTGGTTGGTCGCAGGCCGTCCTCCTTCATATGACACTTTTGCTGTGGACGTGAGTGAAACCGTTCACTCAAACGGCACCTCCACCCTGAGCAGCATCCTCCGGTTCCCCACCCACCTGCAGGACGAGGAAAGCGTGACTTGTGTGGTTGTACACCCAACCTTCCCAGACCCCAAACTCACCACAGTCAGGGTGGAAACTTACA CGAGGCCAAATGTGAGCATTAAAGCAGAGATGGTACAACGCGGAGGAAGTGAGTTCTGGGTGGTCTCGTGCATTTCATCCGGAGGGAGACCTGACACTGACATCGCCTTGGCTTTGAACAGCAAcgaagagctgcagagagaggacaaCACAGACTCAGACATGCAGACAAGCTCAGTCGTCCTCAGTGCAACAGTTTATGAGGGGCACAATGTCACCTGTGTGTTTGATCACCCCAAATTTACACATCAAGTGTCACGAGTCATAACACTGCCGTCTCTTT ATTTTTCTGAAGTTCAGTTGTTACTGTACTCGGAGCTTGGAAGCAACAGTGATCACCTCCAAGGCACTGAAACCTTAGAGGtgcaggaaggagagagagacaccgtCATCAGCCTACAGGTGACTGGAAATGTGCCACATTACAACGTCACCTGCAAAAA AGATGACGGGCCCTTGCCTGACGGTGTGGAGCTGGTTGGCAGCAGCCTCTCAGTTCAGGGTCCAGCGGAGAACCATCATGCCGGACTGTATGAATGCTTCTTCTCCTATCACCATCTTAATGCGACGCTGAAGTTTAATGTCACGGTTAAACCTAAAGTTATACAGCCTG TTCCACCAACAATTCGAGTCGATTTGCAGACCGAAGATGGACACGGGGTGATTGAGTGCTCAGCAGCTGATGCTGTTCCTGCAGCCAACATGTCCTGGCTTCTACCAGAGGGTGTGTCTGGAGTCTCTTGGTTCAATTTCACTTCTCATAATGGAAGCCACTCTGTCAGGGGAGTTTTACTCCTCCCAGCCTGCTCGCCTTGGGAGCTCACTGCAGAGTGTGTGATAAATCACCCTGCGTTTGAGGAGCCAGAGAACAGAAGCATTACCCTCCCTCTTTGCG ttttttcatcttctctttcCCACGCAGCTCGCCCTAAAATCACCATCAACTCCAGCACTGAGTGGAGAGACGGTCACGAGTTCACAAAGGTGGACTGCTCTGTGGACAGCGTTGCCCCTGCAGCAACCATAAGCTGGCATGTTGGAAACGGTGACAGCAGCATCAGTTATCTGTCTGAGACTGAAGTCCAGGCCGATGGTTTGGTATCGGTCCGGAGCTCTGCGCATGTCCTGTCATCTCTGTATTCTGGTCAGAATTTGACCTGCACAGTGGAGCATCCAAGCCTGGAGGCACCAGAGAAAAGGACAATACACATTCTTGTGCACA aaGCCCCTCTCCTGAGTGTGTCTCTGGTGAGGCAGCAGGATTCTCTTCTCTGGCTGGCAGTGTGTGACTGCAGAGAGAAGGGGGTCGGGACTAACCTCGCCTGGGTCCTTCCCGAAAATGCCAAAGGCCAAACATCCCTGCACTCAGAGTACGAGGGGCGCGTCATTAAAGCCAGGCTGACTTACCAGTTTCCTCTGGCCCTTCATGAGGGACAGGACCTGACCTGTGTGTATCGTTTTGACCATGGAGCCACAGATCAAAAGACCATTCATGTCCCCAGATACC ATATATCCTCTGTGAGAGTCTTAAACCACACGACTCCTCTGCAAAGCCGCTACGGTGGTGAAACCATCACACACAGACTAGCTCTCCAAGAATATCAGCACAACCAGAGAGTACTGCTCCGAGTCGAAGGCAACGTGCCAGAGTACAACCTCATCTGTAAAAG GAGTGATGGCTCATTTGTCCAAATGGACGGAGATGCAATGGTCTTCCAATCAGAACTCACAGAGCAGGATGAAGGCCTGTACAGCTGCCGGGCGTCCTTCTATCACCACACAGCCACAGTCAACATTCAAGTGGAGGTCACGAGTGAGAACAAGCTGTTCG CACTTGTTGCCATTATCTGCATTTCTTCGGCGTTGGTCATCCtactcatcctcatcatcatcctctggGTTTGCTG caaaGGAAATAGCAAGGCACAATATAAG GAAAAGGAGTCTCTCTCGACTTTAACATCTCTGATGCAAGAGCCCGGGTCTCCTGAGGTGAACAAACCAGCAATGATGGAAAATAACAATAAGGACTACGCTCAGCTGGTCAGTTACTCCATAGTGATTGACATCAAGACTAAcgtgtga
- the rrp8 gene encoding ribosomal RNA-processing protein 8, producing the protein MFNEDEDWSDEQDAQVLSKPVPRNTQKTNGRTNVKSKVVGKKSLLRTLQTLGSVPEWKNDDHQQDSDSEADVVPAKSKRKKKRSKRRKQAETTGEQQENGDLDQTVNEEELATKKRKKDNKFVALKLKTTPLGKTPDTQIIKSQPENTELLNRQQWKNKMKNKRKCKNKFSQNKPEKEINKAESAEQLEPKEEVKIDSYSNNNNSQTPAKKKEKQRKPQKMKKTEEDTDISGATNAQMLRDEKQQIGGKVEKGATESSADGPKQKAHGPKVEISGEPHQSPIKRLKPELSKEQLFKREKLRKLLNRQEPVQQESPAETKDEPAVPEEEVKPDRSASLRSRMEQRLESARFRYINEVLYSTSSGEAKRMFNQDPQSFGIYHRGYTAQVQRWPANPVDAIISYIRHKPPSMVVADFGCGDCKIARSVKNKVHSFDLAAACELVTVCDMADVPLRDGSVDIAVFCLSLMGTNLADFLVEANRVLKKGGVLKIAEVASRFENVRNFIAALASLGFKIVSKDTESTHFYSFELMKTGDAPENIKKFGLELRPCVYKKR; encoded by the exons atgtttaatgaGGATGAAGACTGGAGCGACGAACAAGACGCTCAGGTCCTGAGCAAACCTGTCCCAAGAAACACCCAGAAGACGAACGGCAGAACAAATGTCAAG TCCAAGGTGGTTGGAAAGAAGAGCCTGCTGCGGACCCTGCAGACCCTGGGGTCAGTACCGGAGTGGAAGAATGACGACCATCAACAGGACAGTGACAGTGAGGCAGACGTGGTCCCAGCAAAAagcaagagaaagaagaaaaggagtAAGAGGCGAAAGCAAGCAGAGACAACAGGAGAACAGCAAGAGAATGGAGACTTGGATCAGACTGTTAATGAGGAGGAACTTGCaacaaaaaagaggaagaaagacaacAAATTTG TGGCCCTGAAGCTAAAAACCACACCTTTGGGCAAAACACCAGATACCCAAATTATCAAATCGCAGCCAGAGAACACGGAGCTACTGAACAGAcaacagtggaaaaacaaaatgaagaacaagaggaaatgtaaaaataaattcagtcaGAATAAACCTGAGAAGGAAATCAATAAAGCAGAATCTGCAGAGCAGCTTGAGCCAAAGGAGGAAGTCAAAATAGATTCAtatagcaacaacaacaacagtcagACACCAgccaagaaaaaagaaaagcaacgtaaaccacagaaaatgaaaaagacagaagaggacaCAGACATATCTGGTGCAACAAACGCACAGATGCTCAGagatgaaaagcagcaaattggTGGCAAAGTTGAAAAAGGTGCAACTGAATCTTCTGCTGATGGACCAAAACAAAAAGCGCATGGACCTAAAGTGGAGATCTCAGGGGAGCCGCACCAGTCACCCATTAAAAGACTGAAACCTGAACTGAGCAAAGAACAGCTTTTCAAAAGAGAGAAGCTAAGGAAATTGCTCAACAGACAGGAACCAGTCCAACAGGAGAGTCCCGCAGAGACAAAAGACGAGCCTGCGGTCCCAGAAGAAGAGGTGAAACCGGACCGCTCTGCCTCCCTGAGGTCCCGCATGGAGCAGCGACTGGAATCGGCTCGTTTCCGATACATCAATGAAGTTTTGTACAGCACGTCCAGCGGCGAGGCAAAGCGTATGTTCAACCAGGACCCACAGTCCTTCGGGATCTACCACAGAGGATACACGGCGCAGGTTCAGAGATGGCCCGCCAATCCAGTGGACGCCATCATCTCTTACATCCGACATAA ACCTCCCTCTATGGTGGTTGCAGACTTTGGTTGTGGTGACTGTAAGATAGCGCGCAGCGTGAAGAACAAAGTGCACAGCTTCGACTTGGCAGCTGCCTGCGAACTTGTCACAGTCTGCGACATGGCCGac GTCCCGCTCCGTGACGGCTCTGTGGACATCGCTGTGTTCTGCCTTTCTCTCATGGGAACCAACCTGGCAGATTTTCTAGTCGAGGCCAACCGTGTGTTAAAGAAGGG GGGTGTCCTGAAGATAGCAGAGGTGGCGAGCAGGTTCGAGAACGTGCGGAACTTTATCGCTGCACTGGCAAGTCTGGGTTTCAAGATTGTGTCCAAG GACACAGAGAGCACTCATTTCTACTCCTTTGAATTAATGAAGACGGGAGATGCTCcagaaaatataaagaaatttGGACTCGAGTTGAGGCCCTGTGTCTACAagaaaagatga